The sequence ACTAATTCGGTATGGAAACCGGGTGCAGTTGGAAGCACAGAGTGCCCAACAAAGTTTGTTCGGTGGAATGGGAGGCGGACAGGACATTCAAAAACCGGCGGTTCCGAAAGTTGATGAGTGGGCAAAGCTAATTTTACTCGAGAAAGAGAAGAACCTTATCGGAATTTACTTAACTGCTCATCCGCTTGATGATTACCGCCTGGAGATCACCAATTTCTGCTCGAGAGAGGTGGCGCTCAAAGACCTGAACAACGATATCTCGAAATACCAGGGGAAAGACTTTACATTTGGAGGAATGGTAACTGCAGCCCGCGAAGGACAATCGAAGAACGGAAATATGTACGCCGTTATGACGCTGACTGATTATACCGATTCAAAAGAGCTTTTCTTTTTTGGAAACGACTATGTGAACTTTAGCAAATTCTGCAAAGTTGGGATTTTTATTATGGTGAAAGGATCGGTGAAACAGCGTTTTAACAGTGATTTCTACGAGTACAAAGTGAATAGCATTGAGTTGCTCGATGATGTGCGCGAAAAGTACATTAAGAGTTTAACCATTAATGTGCCGCTTAAAGCGCTTACCGAAGACTTTGTAAAACGCGTTGATCAGATGGCGGGTGAATACAAAGGTAAGGCACTGTTGAAGTTTAATGTTTTTGATACCGAGAACAATATGTACATTGAAATGTTTTCAAGAACAACAAGGGTAAATCCTTTAGATAGTTTTCTGAACTTTTTTGATGAACAACCGGAAATGAGTTACAGAATTAATTAGTTTTGTGATACAAACAAACGACATACAACAATAAAAATATAGAGATATGGCTTTAGAAATTACAGATGCCAATTTTGAAGAATTGGTAATGAATTCAGACAAACCGGTGATGATCGATTTTTGGGCAGTTTGGTGTGGCCCATGCAGAATGATTGCACCAATTGTTGAAGAAATGTCTGCTGAGTACGATGGAAAAGCAGTGATTGGTAAAGTTGACGTTGACAACAACCAGGATGTTGCAATGAAATACGGAATCAGAAATATTCCTACAGTATTGTTTGTGAAAAACGGCGAAGTTGTTGACAAACAAGTTGGCGCGGCTCCAAAACAAGCATTTGTTGACAAGCTAAACGCGCTGCTGTAATAAAATTACATCATTAAAGCTGTCATTTCGACGAGTTGGCGAGGAGAAATCTCTTGTTTAGAGCTGATTTTCCCATCTTCGAAATGACAGTTTTTATTTCATCATTTTGAAGAACCTATTCGACATAGAACAATTTCACCGCTTTGATAACCTTGGTTTAATTGCACACGAGGTTGTTGAGGGGTTTATCACAGGCTTGCACCGAAGTCCGTTTCATGGATTTTCGGTTGAGTTTGCTGAACATCGTTTGTATAACCAGGGCGAGTCGACCAAGCATGTCGACTGGAAATTGTTTGCTCGCACCGACAAACTTTTTGTGAAACAATACGAGGAGGAAACCAATCTTCGTTGCCAACTGGTAGTCGATACTTCTTCATCCATGTTATTCCCTTATTCAAAAGGGAAAAAGCATTTACACAACAAACTGGCTTTTTCTGTATACACAGCTGCAGCACTTATTTACCTTATGCGTAAACAGCGTGACGCTGTAGGACTTACACTTTTTTCCGACGAAATTGAGTTCCATTCTTCACCACGAATTTCATCGGTAAATGCCGAGGTGATGTACGGAAAACTATCGGAGCTCATTCAGCCAGAAAATGCTAGTTTGCGAAAAACCACCAACACCACACAAGTTCTTCATCAAATTGCAGAGAATATTCATAAGCGTTCGCTGGTAATTATTTTTAGCGATATGCTCGACAGTTCGAAAAACGAGGAGTTGTTTTCTGCACTTCAGCATTTGCGTTACAACAAACACGAGGTTATTCTTTTTCATGTAACCGATCATGCGCTTGAGCGCAAATTCGACTTTGGAAACCGTCCGCACAAATTTGTTGACCTGGAAAGCGGGCAGGTGGTTAAGTTTAATCCCTGGGAGGTGAAACAGTACTACACAAGCACGGTTAGCGATTATTTTGAAGACCTGAAAGTAAAGTGTGGGCAATACCAGATCGACCTGGCAGAAGCCGACATAAATAAGGATTTTAAGGAGGTGCTGTTTTCGTATCTCGTGAAGCGCAAAAAGCTGTTCTAGTACCTAACCTTTTAATTCTCTGAGCTTTTTACTACATTTAACTATTATTAAACTAAGTCCCCGTTTATGTTAGTTAAAACCTTCGGAAGCGCAGTTTTTGGAATCGATGCCACCACTATTACCATTGAAGTAGACGTAACCACCGGAATTAAATTCTTGCTTGTTGGATTGCCCGACAGTGCAGTGAAAGAGAGTCAGCAACGTATTGAATCGGCGCTGCGTTTAAATGGCTACAAATGGCCGAAAAAGAAAATCATTATAAACATGGCTCCAGCCGATATTCGTAAAGAAGGCTCGGCTTACGATCTTCCGCTGGCTGCAGCAGTTTTGGCCGCGTCCGATCAAATTAGTTCAGAAAAATTATCGAAATATGTTTTAATGGGGGAACTCTCGCTCGACGGCACTTTGCAACCCATAAAAGGCGTTTTACCCATTGCAATTAATGCACGAAAAG comes from uncultured Draconibacterium sp. and encodes:
- the trxA gene encoding thioredoxin; amino-acid sequence: MALEITDANFEELVMNSDKPVMIDFWAVWCGPCRMIAPIVEEMSAEYDGKAVIGKVDVDNNQDVAMKYGIRNIPTVLFVKNGEVVDKQVGAAPKQAFVDKLNALL
- a CDS encoding DUF58 domain-containing protein, which produces MKNLFDIEQFHRFDNLGLIAHEVVEGFITGLHRSPFHGFSVEFAEHRLYNQGESTKHVDWKLFARTDKLFVKQYEEETNLRCQLVVDTSSSMLFPYSKGKKHLHNKLAFSVYTAAALIYLMRKQRDAVGLTLFSDEIEFHSSPRISSVNAEVMYGKLSELIQPENASLRKTTNTTQVLHQIAENIHKRSLVIIFSDMLDSSKNEELFSALQHLRYNKHEVILFHVTDHALERKFDFGNRPHKFVDLESGQVVKFNPWEVKQYYTSTVSDYFEDLKVKCGQYQIDLAEADINKDFKEVLFSYLVKRKKLF